The following coding sequences are from one Polynucleobacter sp. JS-JIR-II-50 window:
- a CDS encoding ABC transporter ATP-binding protein, with the protein MSIPVKVLSALHLGKQVLSSDGSLTILHDISFDVFDGESVAITGASGSGKSTLLGLLAGLDTPSSGHVELVSQNLNDLDEDGRAQLRGQKVGFVFQSFQLLPHLTALENVMLPAELNDMAKPKENALACLDQVGLSERANHFPKTLSGGEQQRVALARAFIMKPAILFADEPTGSLDEVSGNRVIELLFELNRANHSTLILVTHDQALAERCQRQLHLQGGRLL; encoded by the coding sequence ATGAGTATTCCAGTCAAAGTCCTTAGCGCACTACATTTAGGTAAACAAGTTCTATCTAGCGATGGATCGTTAACCATTTTGCACGACATTAGCTTTGACGTCTTTGATGGCGAAAGTGTTGCTATTACTGGTGCGTCGGGTTCTGGGAAAAGTACATTGCTCGGTCTTCTAGCCGGGTTGGATACTCCCTCTAGTGGGCATGTTGAGTTGGTCTCTCAAAATCTGAATGACCTGGATGAAGATGGGCGGGCGCAATTAAGGGGGCAAAAGGTTGGCTTTGTATTTCAATCCTTTCAATTGCTGCCTCATTTAACGGCACTTGAAAATGTCATGCTTCCAGCTGAGCTGAACGATATGGCAAAGCCCAAAGAAAATGCTCTGGCCTGCCTGGACCAGGTAGGTTTAAGTGAGCGAGCCAACCATTTCCCCAAAACCTTATCAGGCGGAGAGCAGCAACGAGTGGCCCTGGCAAGGGCTTTCATCATGAAGCCAGCAATTTTGTTTGCTGACGAGCCCACGGGCAGCCTAGATGAGGTTAGCGGGAATCGGGTTATTGAGCTGCTTTTTGAGCTAAATCGAGCCAATCATTCCACCCTTATTTTGGTCACCCATGACCAGGCCTTGGCTGAACGGTGCCAGCGACAGTTGCACCTTCAAGGCGGGCGATTGTTGTAG
- a CDS encoding arylesterase produces the protein MIQNIWLRFLSRKMRAILMATGLFCLFIPFSTQAQTNPVILVMGDSLSAEYGLARGAGWVKLLEDQLHKEASPWTVFNASISGETSSGGLSRLPKLLEQKKPGIVLLELGANDALRGLSIQESDKNLRKMIQLSKISGAKVLLFGMQIPPNYGQEYTKQFQNLYPRLARQEQVELVPFFLKNVASDINLFQSDRMHPNEKAQAILFKNVWGAMAPYQTLLKSNR, from the coding sequence ATGATTCAAAATATTTGGTTGAGATTCTTGAGTAGAAAAATGAGAGCCATTTTGATGGCAACCGGTCTATTTTGCCTGTTTATTCCTTTTAGTACACAGGCTCAGACCAATCCCGTTATTTTGGTTATGGGGGATAGTCTCTCGGCAGAATATGGATTGGCGCGCGGTGCCGGGTGGGTAAAGCTCCTGGAAGACCAACTTCATAAAGAAGCTAGTCCTTGGACTGTTTTTAACGCCAGCATTAGCGGGGAAACTAGCTCTGGAGGTCTATCGAGATTACCAAAACTATTGGAGCAAAAGAAACCGGGAATTGTCCTTTTAGAGCTTGGGGCAAATGATGCATTACGCGGACTATCAATCCAAGAGTCAGATAAAAATTTACGCAAGATGATTCAATTAAGCAAAATATCAGGAGCAAAAGTTCTATTGTTTGGAATGCAGATTCCACCCAATTATGGGCAAGAGTACACCAAGCAATTTCAGAATCTGTATCCTAGGCTTGCTCGCCAGGAACAAGTTGAACTTGTACCGTTTTTTTTAAAGAACGTTGCCTCTGACATCAATTTATTTCAATCGGATCGGATGCATCCTAATGAAAAGGCGCAAGCCATTCTCTTTAAAAACGTATGGGGCGCTATGGCCCCATATCAAACACTGCTGAAGAGTAATAGGTAG